Within Anaerolineales bacterium, the genomic segment TGCACTGCATGAGTACGACGTCCGCATTGACGGCCAGAACGGCGCGCGTGTTTGCTACCACCTCGCCCATGTCGCTGGCGCCCGTCGCCATGAGAAAAGGTTTGTTCTTGGAGGCCATATAAACCAGCATCTCGGGCCAGCTCATCAATCCCGAACCCGCCTTGTACGCCGGCACGTACGGCTCCAACATATCGACCGCTTCGAAATCGTACGGGGACGAGAAATAATGAATTCCGACTTCGTCACACGTTTCCTTTAAAATCGGGGTCCAATCGAACGATATGGACGCATCGTCGTAAACTTCGAACACCGATTTCTTCCACTGGGCCTGATGCGAGAGCTGTCCGCCTAGAGATTTGAATCCATAATCCGAGACGATTTTCGGCGCGCGAAAATTCTGGAACTTCGCTGCATCCGCACCCGCTTCCTTCGCCAGGCGGATCAGCATCCTGGCGCGATTTAAATCCCCATCGTGATTGGCCGAAATGTCTGCGATGAAGTACGTGGGATGATTCCCACCAATCCAGCGGTCTGCGATCTTGATCTCTTTTCCACTCATGCCTATCTCCTCGAGTGCATCTTCAAACGTTCGGCGTGCCCGTTTGCGCGCAGTTCGCGGAAGCGCCGCAAGCCGCCGCTGATGTCCGGCAGTTCGACGCCGAGTGCGGCTTCGATCTTGTCACCCTTCATGCATAGGTGGTTCCCACGCTTCGCCTTGAAGTTCATCTGCGCCACCGTTATGGGCTCGATCAAAGTGCCATCCAGGCCAAACGTGTCCGCCAGGCGCAGTCCGAAGTCGTACTTGCTGAGACATTCGCCGCCTCCCACGTGGTACATTCCCGACAAACCCGCTTCGATCATCTTCAAGAGCAATTCCACCAGATCGTTGACCAGAATCGTCGTGACGGACACGTCGGTAAACCCGTGGCAGCGTTCCCCCTTTTCCAGATGATGGAGGAACATCTCCGCCAGACTCTGTTTGGGCTGCATGTTCCAGCCGAAGATGTTCGTACGCACGATTGCCGCTTCGGGATGGGCAGTAGCCACAGCCTGCTCCGCTTCGTACTTGCTCCGCGCGTAGACACTCAGTGGGTTGACTTCATCCGTTTCCACATAATTCCCCCGGCGCCCATCGAATACGGCGTCGGTAGAGATGTGAATCAACCCGGCACCGATAGACCACGAGGCCTC encodes:
- a CDS encoding N-acetylneuraminate synthase family protein, translating into MSGKEIKIADRWIGGNHPTYFIADISANHDGDLNRARMLIRLAKEAGADAAKFQNFRAPKIVSDYGFKSLGGQLSHQAQWKKSVFEVYDDASISFDWTPILKETCDEVGIHYFSSPYDFEAVDMLEPYVPAYKAGSGLMSWPEMLVYMASKNKPFLMATGASDMGEVVANTRAVLAVNADVVLMQCNTNYTASDENFDHINLNVLKSYATVFPNVVLGLSDHTSGHATVLGAVALGARVIEKHFTDDTGREGPDHPFSMDPDTWADMVARTHELERALGSTDKRVADNERDTLIVQRRCLRAAREIKAGEILTREMIDVLRPASPGAIEPARIDQALGTKVLEDVPFGEALCWTMLGKP
- a CDS encoding SDR family oxidoreductase; the encoded protein is MAKVLVTGASGLLGANLIFDGRGRHDFVGVYHQHAMEIDGAVLISADLSREGVARKLMQNHEPAWVVHTAAATNMEACEVDPGMAFRLNCDMTRFVAEASWSIGAGLIHISTDAVFDGRRGNYVETDEVNPLSVYARSKYEAEQAVATAHPEAAIVRTNIFGWNMQPKQSLAEMFLHHLEKGERCHGFTDVSVTTILVNDLVELLLKMIEAGLSGMYHVGGGECLSKYDFGLRLADTFGLDGTLIEPITVAQMNFKAKRGNHLCMKGDKIEAALGVELPDISGGLRRFRELRANGHAERLKMHSRR